The following coding sequences lie in one Spirosoma sp. KUDC1026 genomic window:
- a CDS encoding DUF4136 domain-containing protein, translating into MNTLEQFKQSKVSLIAALLLILGGGLTACRDNALDNLSPEDSKVYITNYDRSVNFAQYRTFSMPDSVVIESNDGYRPALGALESSFTSGVASALTSRGFQRVSRGQSADLGVAVIRVDNQYTGVGVDPYAYYGGYWGGGFGGFGGLGGFYPYYPSYYTYQVAEKYWEIQVVDLKNRPTASTGNNQTQLNVIYNASIRGTDITDTQAINTALAAIFAQSPYLTTTR; encoded by the coding sequence ATGAACACGCTTGAACAGTTTAAACAAAGCAAAGTAAGCCTGATTGCCGCCTTGCTCCTGATCCTGGGCGGAGGCCTGACCGCCTGCCGCGACAATGCGCTCGATAACCTGAGCCCGGAAGACAGTAAAGTGTACATCACCAACTACGACCGCTCGGTTAATTTCGCGCAGTACCGGACGTTCAGTATGCCGGACTCAGTCGTCATCGAATCAAATGATGGGTACCGTCCTGCCCTGGGTGCTCTCGAAAGTAGTTTTACGTCGGGCGTAGCCAGCGCGTTAACGAGCCGTGGCTTTCAACGAGTAAGCCGTGGGCAGAGCGCGGATCTGGGCGTTGCTGTCATTCGGGTTGACAATCAGTATACCGGCGTCGGTGTTGACCCGTATGCGTATTACGGTGGGTACTGGGGTGGTGGTTTTGGCGGCTTCGGTGGACTTGGTGGTTTTTACCCTTACTATCCAAGCTATTACACGTATCAGGTAGCCGAAAAATACTGGGAGATTCAGGTCGTCGATCTAAAAAACCGGCCGACAGCCAGTACCGGAAATAACCAGACGCAATTGAATGTCATCTACAACGCGTCGATCCGGGGAACTGACATCACTGATACCCAGGCGATCAACACGGCCCTGGCCGCTATTTTTGCTCAATCACCTTACCTGACTACAACTCGCTAA
- a CDS encoding TatD family hydrolase, with protein MDFMDSIRGMSFFDMHVHMTSRTTDDYQAMADAGVVAMIEPAFWLGQPRTGVDSFRDYFASLVGWERFRASQFGIRHYCTIGLNSKEANQEELAEQVMEILPLFIYKEGVVGIGEIGFDDQTAAEDKYYRAQLDLAKEANLPVQIHTPHRDKKQGTSRSMDIAIEHGIDPGMVIVDHNNEETVREVLDRGFWAGFTIYPFTKMGNERMVDIVKQYGSERIMINSAADWGISDPLAVPKTAALMKQRGISDEDIRLVTFTNAVTAFAQSGQLSLEELTQPLGIDQSQRYNGSSVLRGGQAPRVDKESTIIK; from the coding sequence ATGGATTTTATGGATTCCATTCGCGGCATGTCGTTTTTTGATATGCACGTACATATGACGTCTCGTACCACCGACGATTACCAGGCGATGGCCGATGCGGGCGTAGTCGCTATGATTGAGCCGGCATTCTGGCTGGGCCAGCCCCGCACGGGTGTTGACTCCTTCCGGGATTATTTTGCCAGCCTGGTAGGGTGGGAGCGTTTCCGGGCGTCGCAGTTCGGCATCCGACATTATTGTACCATCGGGCTCAACTCAAAAGAAGCCAATCAGGAAGAACTGGCCGAACAGGTTATGGAAATTCTGCCGCTGTTCATCTACAAAGAGGGGGTTGTGGGCATTGGCGAGATCGGTTTCGACGACCAGACGGCCGCCGAAGACAAATACTACCGGGCTCAGCTCGATCTGGCAAAAGAAGCCAATCTTCCCGTGCAGATTCACACCCCCCACCGTGATAAAAAGCAGGGAACGTCGCGAAGCATGGATATTGCGATTGAGCACGGTATAGACCCCGGCATGGTGATTGTCGATCACAACAACGAAGAAACGGTACGCGAGGTACTGGATCGTGGTTTCTGGGCAGGTTTTACGATTTATCCGTTCACCAAAATGGGGAACGAGCGGATGGTCGACATTGTGAAGCAGTACGGTTCGGAACGTATTATGATCAACTCGGCCGCCGACTGGGGCATTAGTGATCCGCTGGCCGTTCCCAAAACGGCAGCCCTGATGAAACAGCGCGGAATTTCCGACGAGGACATTCGGCTCGTTACGTTTACCAACGCTGTTACGGCCTTCGCTCAAAGCGGCCAGCTGAGTCTGGAAGAATTAACTCAACCCCTGGGCATCGACCAGAGCCAGCGCTACAACGGCAGCTCCGTACTCCGCGGTGGCCAGGCCCCAAGGGTAGACAAAGAATCGACGATAATCAAATAA
- the eboC gene encoding UbiA-like protein EboC (EboC, a homolog the polyprenyltransferase UbiA, belongs to system of proteins involved in the trafficking of precursor metabolites to an extracytoplasmic compartment so that the biosynthesis of certain natural products, such as scytonemin, can be completed.), translated as MLKALLSLTRPANLVTAIADVLAGMAIAGYFLLSNPAPGPVGLLCLATVGLYGGGVVFNDIFDAELDAIERPERAIPSGTVSKGAATTLGVLLFAVGILATFWVNLTAGFLAIGITVASLVYDKYGKHHSLFGPINMGLCRGLNLLLGVSILPNEVLPWAWVGLVPIVYIGAITMISRGEVHGGSATTLRIAGLLYALVIACLAALAQSRQQLGTALPFLILFGYYIFPPLWRAVSEPVGRNIGLAVKAGVLSLIVMNAAWVAAFASFPLALLVFCLLPLSRLLAKLFAVT; from the coding sequence ATGCTCAAAGCACTACTATCGTTGACGCGTCCGGCGAATCTGGTTACGGCCATCGCGGACGTATTGGCGGGGATGGCCATTGCTGGTTATTTCCTGCTGTCTAATCCCGCCCCAGGCCCCGTTGGGTTGCTATGTCTGGCTACGGTGGGATTGTATGGGGGCGGGGTCGTCTTCAATGATATTTTCGACGCCGAACTAGACGCGATTGAACGCCCGGAACGCGCTATCCCCAGCGGGACGGTCAGCAAAGGAGCGGCAACAACACTGGGCGTACTACTCTTTGCCGTCGGTATTCTGGCTACGTTCTGGGTAAACCTGACGGCTGGATTTCTGGCGATCGGGATCACCGTTGCATCGCTGGTTTACGACAAATATGGCAAACACCACAGCCTGTTCGGCCCAATCAATATGGGGCTTTGCCGGGGGCTAAACTTGCTGTTGGGCGTCAGTATCCTGCCGAACGAAGTGCTACCCTGGGCCTGGGTTGGTCTGGTACCTATCGTTTACATCGGCGCGATCACTATGATTAGCCGGGGCGAGGTGCATGGCGGTAGTGCGACAACGCTGCGGATCGCCGGGCTGCTGTATGCGCTTGTCATTGCCTGTCTGGCCGCACTGGCGCAGTCGCGGCAACAATTAGGGACAGCATTGCCCTTTCTGATACTCTTTGGCTATTACATCTTCCCACCGCTTTGGCGGGCTGTTTCTGAACCTGTCGGACGTAACATCGGTCTGGCTGTTAAGGCGGGGGTCTTGTCACTTATTGTGATGAATGCCGCCTGGGTTGCGGCCTTCGCGTCGTTTCCGCTGGCACTACTGGTGTTCTGCCTGCTTCCGCTATCGCGTTTATTGGCCAAACTCTTTGCCGTAACGTAG
- a CDS encoding FKBP-type peptidyl-prolyl cis-trans isomerase: protein MKKAYISLLILGLFSIGCQLGQRPPCDPTPVVTNVPPSEVAALKQYIETKGIKATADERGFYYTIQKPGSGAKPTVCSNVTVNYKGTLTNGESFDSGNDVSFGLNQLILGWQVGIPLIAPGGSVTLYLPPSLAYGSQEQSGIPANSILVFEIDLTEVN from the coding sequence ATGAAGAAAGCATACATTTCTCTATTGATCCTGGGTTTGTTTAGTATCGGTTGCCAGCTCGGCCAACGCCCGCCCTGCGATCCAACTCCCGTGGTGACCAACGTACCGCCGTCGGAGGTGGCCGCACTGAAGCAATACATTGAGACTAAAGGCATCAAGGCCACGGCCGATGAACGCGGCTTTTATTACACGATTCAGAAACCCGGTTCGGGCGCCAAACCAACGGTCTGCTCGAACGTAACGGTTAATTACAAAGGTACTCTGACCAACGGCGAATCCTTCGACAGCGGTAATGACGTAAGTTTTGGTCTGAATCAGCTTATCCTAGGTTGGCAAGTGGGTATTCCGCTGATTGCGCCCGGTGGCAGCGTTACATTATACCTGCCGCCTAGTCTGGCGTATGGCAGCCAGGAACAATCGGGTATTCCGGCTAATTCAATTCTCGTGTTTGAGATTGACTTGACCGAAGTAAACTGA
- a CDS encoding BrxA/BrxB family bacilliredoxin yields MYPPHLLVPMREDLTSVGFEELTTADDVVNTMENAEGTMLVVVNSVCGCAAGAARPGVKAAVSLSAAKPDKMVTVFAGADLDATAKMREYLLPYPPSSPAIGIFKDGELVHFIERHHIEGRSAQMIAQHLEMALDEFCTPANA; encoded by the coding sequence ATGTATCCTCCACATTTGCTGGTTCCCATGCGGGAAGACCTGACGAGCGTCGGATTTGAAGAATTAACAACGGCGGATGACGTTGTCAACACCATGGAGAACGCCGAAGGCACCATGCTGGTTGTGGTAAACTCGGTCTGCGGTTGTGCAGCCGGTGCAGCCCGTCCGGGCGTTAAAGCAGCGGTATCCCTGAGCGCAGCTAAACCCGACAAAATGGTAACGGTATTTGCCGGTGCTGATCTGGACGCTACGGCGAAGATGCGGGAATACCTGCTACCTTATCCACCATCGTCTCCTGCAATCGGTATCTTCAAAGATGGCGAGCTGGTTCATTTCATCGAGCGGCACCATATCGAAGGCCGGTCGGCGCAGATGATCGCTCAGCACCTGGAAATGGCGCTGGACGAGTTCTGCACCCCAGCTAACGCTTAA
- a CDS encoding DUF59 domain-containing protein: MTDEELKEQVVLALKGVYDPEIPVDVYELGLIYDIKIFPVNNVYILMTLTSPSCPSAGSIPAEIEEKVRAIDGVNDVSVELTFDPPYSTELMSEVAKLELGFM, translated from the coding sequence ATGACGGACGAAGAATTAAAAGAACAGGTTGTGCTCGCCCTGAAAGGGGTGTATGACCCGGAAATCCCGGTCGATGTCTACGAACTGGGGTTGATTTATGACATCAAGATATTCCCGGTCAACAACGTGTATATCCTGATGACGCTTACTTCACCTTCCTGTCCATCGGCGGGTTCGATCCCAGCGGAGATCGAAGAAAAGGTACGGGCTATCGATGGTGTCAACGACGTTAGTGTTGAACTGACTTTTGATCCACCCTACTCTACCGAACTGATGTCGGAAGTAGCAAAACTAGAACTTGGGTTTATGTAA
- a CDS encoding SufE family protein produces the protein MTINEKQDEIIEEFDLFEDQLDKTQYIIDLGKKLPPMPELAKTDEHRIMGCQSKVWVDAELKGNQLYFYGDSEPTAQISKGLIGLLIRVLSGESPEAIANADLYFIPRVGMGNLITSLRAGGLASMIERMKAYGRQYANQSTTA, from the coding sequence ATGACGATTAACGAGAAACAGGACGAGATTATCGAGGAGTTTGATCTATTTGAGGATCAGCTTGATAAGACGCAATATATTATTGATCTGGGTAAGAAATTGCCCCCCATGCCCGAGTTGGCCAAGACGGACGAGCATCGAATCATGGGCTGCCAGTCGAAGGTCTGGGTTGATGCCGAACTAAAAGGCAATCAATTGTACTTTTACGGAGACAGCGAACCGACCGCCCAGATTTCAAAAGGGCTCATTGGTCTGTTGATTCGTGTTCTGTCGGGCGAAAGTCCCGAAGCCATTGCCAACGCCGATCTGTATTTTATTCCACGGGTAGGCATGGGCAATCTGATTACGTCGCTGCGGGCTGGTGGGCTGGCGTCGATGATTGAACGAATGAAAGCTTACGGTCGGCAGTACGCCAACCAGTCAACAACCGCATAG
- a CDS encoding type II toxin-antitoxin system RelE/ParE family toxin, whose translation MIAWKESAREEVREIYEYLFDLLIAVADEWSDELEKKLSLIAQFPEMGRIVPDFYISFIREVFVGRYRLVYST comes from the coding sequence ATGATTGCCTGGAAAGAATCAGCAAGAGAAGAAGTCCGGGAAATTTATGAGTACTTATTTGATCTGTTAATTGCGGTAGCCGATGAATGGTCAGACGAGTTAGAAAAGAAACTAAGCCTGATAGCTCAATTTCCAGAAATGGGGCGAATTGTACCAGACTTCTATATTTCATTCATTCGCGAAGTGTTTGTGGGTAGGTATAGATTGGTTTATAGTACATAG
- a CDS encoding cysteine desulfurase, with protein MQSALDTTFDIQQIRQDFPVLHQEINGRPLVYFDNAATTQKPLSVISALTTYYEGYNANIHRGIHHLAEQATAAFEASRRAVQSFINAKQWQEVIFTYGTTDGINLVAQTYGRRFLKEGDEIIISGMEHHSNIVPWQMLCEERGCILKVIPVDDNGELIMEEYEKMLSERTKFVSVVYVSNSLGTINPVETIIQKAHAVGAVVLIDGAQASSHLDIDVQALDADFFVLSSHKLYGPTGMGVLYGKLDLLDKMPPYRGGGEMIKEVTFEKTTYNDSPYKFEAGTPNIADVIAVKAALEFINGLSKEAISAHENDLLQYATERLSDFEGLRIIGQAKQKIGLVSWVMDGIHHQDIGVILDQQGIAVRTGHHCTQPLMQRFGIAGTTRASFAVYNTKDEVDRMIQGLRRVQKMML; from the coding sequence ATGCAATCGGCTTTAGATACTACCTTCGATATACAGCAGATCCGTCAGGACTTTCCGGTACTTCATCAGGAAATTAACGGACGTCCTCTGGTTTACTTTGATAATGCCGCAACAACCCAGAAACCGCTGTCGGTGATTAGCGCCCTGACAACGTACTACGAGGGGTATAACGCTAATATTCACCGGGGTATTCACCATCTGGCTGAGCAGGCTACGGCGGCCTTCGAAGCATCGCGTCGGGCGGTTCAGTCATTCATCAACGCCAAACAATGGCAGGAAGTCATCTTCACGTATGGCACTACGGATGGCATTAACCTGGTCGCTCAGACCTATGGCCGCCGGTTCCTGAAAGAAGGCGACGAGATCATTATCTCGGGGATGGAGCACCATTCCAACATCGTCCCCTGGCAGATGCTCTGCGAAGAAAGAGGCTGCATCCTGAAAGTCATTCCCGTTGATGACAACGGCGAGTTGATTATGGAGGAGTACGAGAAGATGCTGTCGGAACGGACGAAATTCGTCTCGGTTGTCTACGTATCGAACTCCCTTGGTACGATCAACCCGGTCGAAACAATTATTCAAAAAGCCCACGCCGTTGGCGCAGTTGTCTTGATTGACGGCGCGCAGGCCAGCTCCCATCTGGATATCGACGTGCAGGCGCTGGACGCTGACTTCTTCGTGCTTTCGTCGCACAAACTCTACGGCCCAACCGGTATGGGCGTACTGTACGGTAAACTGGACCTGCTGGATAAAATGCCACCCTACCGCGGGGGTGGGGAAATGATTAAGGAGGTAACGTTTGAGAAAACGACCTATAACGATTCGCCCTACAAGTTTGAAGCGGGTACGCCCAATATTGCGGACGTTATCGCCGTTAAAGCCGCATTGGAGTTTATTAACGGACTGAGCAAAGAAGCTATCTCTGCTCACGAAAACGATCTGTTGCAGTACGCGACCGAGCGGCTCAGCGATTTTGAGGGGCTACGCATCATTGGTCAGGCGAAGCAAAAAATTGGTTTGGTATCGTGGGTGATGGACGGTATTCACCACCAGGACATCGGCGTTATTCTGGATCAGCAGGGCATCGCCGTTCGGACGGGACACCACTGCACCCAGCCGCTGATGCAACGCTTCGGTATTGCCGGAACTACACGGGCTTCTTTTGCGGTTTATAACACCAAGGATGAAGTCGACCGGATGATTCAGGGTCTGCGTCGGGTTCAGAAGATGATGCTTTGA
- the sufD gene encoding Fe-S cluster assembly protein SufD — protein sequence MTPSFSSYTDFKEQLLAAFRTNEELMNGESKTPLHQLRRAALQKFEQLGFPTIRHEEWKYSNVTNFLKETFELGNASSVTPDDLTSLQIPSLEGNVLTFVNGIYKAELSRIISPAEQVQITNFADALKNNSELLGTNFAHYADYQENAFTALNTALASDGVIIQVPANATVEQPIILRFITDARESNVASQPRNLILVGKNAEVTVAESFRTLGDQASFVNIVTEIVVERDARMQYYKVQDETEKAYHIGTTQVQQADNSHFYSATVTLNGNFVRNNLNIVLNGQYAEAFMYGLYMPNGRQHVDNHTLVDHAMPNSYSSELYKGILDDNGTGVFNGKIFVRPDAQKTNAYQSCKNVVLSPGASMNTKPQLEIYADDVKCSHGTTTGQLNDEALFYMRSRGIPKDEARTLLLYAFAQDVLSQIKIEPIRDYLNQVVTQKLTK from the coding sequence ATGACTCCTTCTTTTTCATCATATACCGACTTCAAAGAGCAGTTGCTGGCGGCCTTCCGCACCAACGAGGAGCTGATGAACGGCGAAAGCAAAACTCCGCTTCACCAGCTTCGCCGGGCAGCCCTGCAAAAATTTGAGCAGTTAGGTTTTCCAACCATTCGTCACGAAGAATGGAAATACTCGAACGTCACGAACTTTCTGAAGGAAACGTTTGAGCTGGGGAATGCATCGTCCGTAACGCCGGACGATCTGACCTCGCTCCAGATTCCCAGTCTGGAAGGCAACGTCCTGACGTTCGTGAATGGCATCTATAAAGCCGAGCTATCGCGCATTATCAGCCCAGCCGAACAGGTTCAGATCACGAATTTCGCCGACGCGCTGAAGAACAACTCGGAGCTGCTGGGAACGAACTTTGCCCACTACGCCGATTACCAGGAGAATGCATTCACGGCGCTCAACACGGCACTCGCCAGCGACGGGGTGATAATCCAGGTGCCCGCTAACGCAACGGTCGAGCAGCCCATCATCCTGCGTTTCATTACCGATGCCCGTGAAAGCAACGTAGCGTCGCAGCCCCGGAACCTGATTCTGGTTGGCAAAAACGCTGAAGTTACCGTTGCCGAGTCGTTCCGAACGCTCGGTGACCAAGCCAGCTTCGTCAATATCGTTACCGAAATCGTGGTTGAACGCGATGCCCGGATGCAGTATTACAAGGTGCAGGACGAAACGGAAAAGGCCTACCACATTGGTACCACGCAGGTGCAGCAGGCCGACAACAGTCATTTCTATTCGGCTACAGTTACCCTGAACGGTAATTTCGTTCGCAATAATCTGAACATCGTCCTGAACGGCCAATACGCCGAAGCATTCATGTACGGTCTGTACATGCCAAACGGACGCCAGCACGTTGACAACCACACACTGGTTGACCACGCGATGCCTAACTCCTACAGCAGCGAACTCTACAAAGGTATTCTTGACGACAACGGTACGGGTGTTTTCAACGGTAAGATATTCGTGCGGCCCGATGCGCAGAAAACCAATGCGTACCAGTCCTGTAAGAACGTAGTCCTGTCGCCGGGTGCGTCGATGAACACCAAGCCGCAGCTGGAAATTTACGCTGACGACGTAAAGTGTTCACACGGTACTACGACCGGCCAGCTCAACGACGAAGCCTTGTTCTACATGCGGTCGCGGGGTATTCCGAAGGATGAAGCCCGTACGCTGTTGCTGTACGCGTTCGCCCAGGACGTATTGAGTCAGATTAAAATTGAGCCAATCCGTGATTACCTCAACCAGGTAGTCACTCAGAAACTGACTAAATAA
- the sufC gene encoding Fe-S cluster assembly ATPase SufC yields the protein MLSIRNLKASIGDKEILKGLNLEVNAGEVHAIMGPNGAGKSTLASVLAGREDYDVTDGSVLFDGQDLLDMAPEERAAEGIFLAFQYPVEIPGVSTTNFLKTAMNEIRKHRGQEPLDAVQFLKLMKEKMKLVNIDQSLLSRSLNEGFSGGEKKRNEIFQMAMLEPKLAILDETDSGLDIDALRIVAEGVNKLRSPERSTIVVTHYQRLLDYIVPDYVHVLYKGRIVKSGPKELALELEEKGYDWIKAEAEAV from the coding sequence ATGTTATCCATCAGGAATTTAAAAGCCTCCATCGGCGACAAAGAAATACTTAAGGGCCTCAATCTGGAAGTTAATGCCGGTGAGGTTCACGCAATTATGGGCCCGAACGGCGCGGGTAAAAGTACCCTGGCTTCTGTACTGGCAGGTCGTGAAGACTATGACGTAACGGACGGAAGCGTACTATTTGACGGACAGGATCTGCTGGACATGGCCCCCGAAGAGCGGGCCGCCGAAGGTATTTTCCTGGCCTTTCAGTACCCCGTTGAAATTCCTGGTGTCAGCACGACGAACTTTTTGAAAACGGCCATGAACGAAATCCGTAAACATCGGGGGCAGGAGCCACTCGACGCGGTGCAGTTTCTGAAGCTGATGAAAGAGAAGATGAAGCTGGTTAACATTGATCAGTCTTTGTTGAGCCGCTCCCTGAACGAAGGATTTTCGGGCGGTGAGAAAAAACGGAACGAAATTTTCCAGATGGCCATGCTCGAACCGAAACTGGCGATTTTGGACGAAACAGATTCAGGTCTGGATATTGATGCCCTGCGTATCGTAGCGGAAGGCGTCAACAAACTTCGCTCACCAGAACGCTCAACGATCGTTGTTACACACTATCAGCGGTTGCTGGATTACATTGTTCCCGATTACGTCCACGTTCTCTACAAAGGCCGCATCGTTAAGTCGGGTCCGAAAGAACTGGCGCTCGAACTGGAAGAGAAAGGGTACGACTGGATTAAAGCGGAAGCCGAAGCTGTCTAA
- a CDS encoding arginine deiminase family protein: MFAVEKGEIANQQPANEAIKVSSEIGRLRRLLIHSPDRGLGKVVPSKAQDWLFEDIVHLDMMRRDEYDYYVKILLYFLDPEKIRGKVTHLGPESDRSFFKPDHTDYFRSDKVVDVQSLLADVLTDESIRGQLIAAICGIERTPFRTQQQLSAYEPTELAKIMISGSLPDQTMLFSPLPNFIFTRDIGIVINDHILLNKPAKQARTREALLAQYIFFNHPLFATYQDRILEIQDNEYAFLLPDADANRDVTRSTLEGGDVMMIAKRHLMIGVSERTTLYAAQQVMKLVFGKNLVDKVTIIKIPKKRDYMHIDTIFTQVKRNVWVLLGSLARTGDEAKKRDVLHFFAPRDLSEDLKIMQFIKGLEHKPIEIDNLEDLLTDISRNDLGATEPIQFIYSGNNEFPFGAREQWTDSCNLLALNDGVVVGYDRNQKTADAFREAGFDVVGAAKLLERFDRGESSPDTIQNTLILLPSAELSRARGGSHCMSLPLLRDDV, translated from the coding sequence ATGTTTGCGGTCGAAAAAGGGGAGATAGCCAACCAACAGCCAGCCAATGAGGCAATTAAAGTTTCTTCGGAAATTGGCCGGCTTCGTCGGTTGCTTATTCACAGCCCGGACCGGGGGCTTGGCAAGGTAGTGCCGTCCAAAGCGCAGGACTGGCTTTTTGAGGACATCGTGCATCTGGACATGATGCGCCGGGATGAGTACGACTACTACGTTAAGATTCTGTTATATTTTCTGGATCCGGAAAAAATCCGGGGGAAGGTTACTCATCTGGGACCCGAATCCGACCGGTCGTTCTTCAAGCCCGATCATACTGATTATTTTCGTTCGGATAAGGTAGTGGATGTTCAGTCGTTGCTGGCCGATGTATTGACCGATGAGTCCATCAGAGGGCAGTTGATTGCGGCCATCTGCGGTATTGAGCGCACCCCGTTTCGTACGCAGCAGCAGTTGAGCGCCTACGAACCAACCGAATTGGCGAAGATTATGATTTCGGGTTCATTGCCCGATCAGACGATGTTGTTTTCGCCCCTGCCCAATTTCATCTTCACCCGTGACATTGGCATCGTTATCAACGACCATATTCTGCTGAACAAACCCGCCAAACAGGCCCGGACCCGCGAGGCTTTGCTGGCGCAGTATATTTTCTTCAATCACCCGTTGTTTGCTACGTACCAGGATCGAATTCTGGAAATTCAGGACAACGAATACGCCTTTCTGCTACCCGACGCCGATGCGAATCGGGACGTAACACGTTCTACCCTGGAAGGCGGTGACGTAATGATGATTGCCAAACGGCACCTGATGATTGGCGTCAGCGAGCGGACGACCTTGTATGCCGCTCAGCAGGTGATGAAGCTGGTTTTTGGTAAGAATCTGGTCGATAAAGTCACTATTATCAAGATTCCGAAGAAGCGGGATTACATGCACATCGACACGATTTTTACGCAGGTGAAGCGAAATGTATGGGTACTGCTTGGCTCGCTGGCCCGGACGGGTGACGAAGCCAAAAAACGCGACGTCCTGCATTTTTTTGCGCCCCGCGACTTGTCCGAAGACCTGAAAATTATGCAATTCATCAAAGGACTGGAGCACAAGCCCATTGAAATTGATAACCTGGAAGATTTGCTGACGGACATCAGCCGGAACGATCTGGGGGCTACCGAGCCAATCCAGTTTATCTATTCGGGGAACAACGAATTTCCGTTTGGCGCCCGTGAGCAGTGGACAGATTCCTGCAATCTGCTGGCCCTGAACGATGGCGTTGTGGTCGGGTATGACCGCAACCAGAAAACCGCCGATGCGTTCCGGGAAGCCGGGTTCGATGTAGTGGGCGCGGCCAAACTACTGGAACGTTTCGACCGGGGGGAGTCATCGCCCGATACTATTCAAAATACGTTGATTCTGCTCCCTTCGGCTGAGCTGAGCCGGGCGCGGGGTGGTTCGCACTGCATGAGCCTGCCTTTACTGCGGGACGACGTTTGA
- the ctlX gene encoding citrulline utilization hydrolase CtlX translates to MQSQATSHILMIRPVQFGFNPETAATNAFQTKQLTTQEQESAQSTALREFDDMVRQLQASGVDVIVVDDTPVPHTPDSIFPNNWVSFHASGKVILYPMQAENRRLERRTELISELENRFQVEQIIDLTYFEQEGKFLEGTGSLVLDRMNRVAFACLSPRTHPDVLAEFGRQTGYRTVAFHAVDANGQAIYHTNVLMSITENLAIICLAAIADLDERLMVRQELESLGKRVVEISPEQMASFAGNMLLIRTQQGRKLLILSTLAFNSLTPKQIDLLDDYSTLFHFDLATIEANGGGSARCMMAEVHLPLK, encoded by the coding sequence ATGCAGTCGCAGGCTACCTCCCACATTCTAATGATTCGTCCGGTGCAGTTCGGATTCAACCCCGAAACGGCCGCAACGAACGCGTTTCAGACGAAACAACTGACTACGCAGGAACAGGAATCTGCCCAATCGACTGCGCTGCGGGAGTTCGATGATATGGTTCGCCAGCTACAGGCCAGCGGGGTTGACGTGATAGTCGTTGATGATACGCCAGTTCCGCACACTCCCGATTCCATTTTTCCGAATAACTGGGTGTCGTTTCATGCCAGCGGCAAAGTGATTCTGTACCCCATGCAGGCCGAAAACCGACGGCTGGAACGGCGAACGGAGCTGATCAGCGAGCTGGAAAATCGCTTCCAGGTGGAACAGATTATTGACCTGACGTATTTTGAGCAGGAAGGTAAGTTTCTGGAGGGAACGGGTAGTCTGGTGCTCGACCGCATGAACCGGGTCGCCTTTGCCTGCCTGTCGCCCCGCACGCACCCCGACGTACTGGCTGAGTTTGGCCGTCAGACGGGATACCGGACGGTGGCTTTTCACGCCGTAGACGCCAACGGACAGGCGATTTATCATACAAATGTCCTGATGAGTATCACGGAAAATTTAGCGATTATCTGTCTGGCAGCCATCGCCGATCTCGACGAACGGTTGATGGTTCGGCAGGAGTTGGAGAGCCTCGGGAAACGTGTGGTAGAAATCTCGCCAGAGCAGATGGCCAGTTTTGCCGGGAATATGTTATTGATTCGTACCCAGCAGGGCCGGAAGCTGCTTATCCTGTCTACTCTGGCCTTTAATTCACTGACGCCAAAGCAGATCGACCTACTCGACGATTACAGCACATTATTCCATTTTGACCTGGCCACTATCGAAGCCAACGGGGGCGGCTCCGCCCGCTGTATGATGGCCGAAGTGCACTTGCCGTTGAAATAA